The sequence AATAATAACAAATAAAAACAGGGTTCAAGATATAACGGCTCTATACTTTCTGATGTTGGTGAGAAATCACTGGCATCTTTTTAATGCAAAATAATAGAAAAGACACCCTGATATCCTTTAGAATTAAGTCGACTAAAACCAATCAAAAGGAGGAAATCAAGATGTCCTATACAAATCTTATCAAAAATACCTTAGATATTCTAGACTTAAATATTACTTTTAATGAAAATTCTTTAAAAAAGGAACGAATCAAAGGACGAATCTGCCACGTATTTTCTGGTACATTGGACTATTTCGCTCACTCCTGTCATCATTGTGGTGCCAAAGAAAACGGATCGATTATTCTTTGGAGCTTTACAACGTGTCTGATTTTACTGAATGATGTCTCTGAATACCAAACATACTTACGCTTGAAGAAACGTCGTTTCTTCTGTCATTCTTGTGATAGAACTTTTGTCGCTGAAACAAGTCTTATCGAAAAGTGTTGCTCGATCTCGAAGAAAGTCAAGCTTTCGATTGCCGAGCGTCTACGAAACACTTCGTCTATGAGCGAAATTGCCCGTCAAAAGAAGGTCTCTGTTTCCTCTGTTTATCGCGTATTGAAACAGTTTTACGAACCAAAAAAAATCAATCGACTCATCTTGCCAGAAGTTCTTTGTTTTGATGAATTTAAATCAGTGAAACAAGTCGCTGCCTCTATGAGTTTCATTATGATGGATGGACAAACAAAGCAATTACTCGATGTCGTTGAAAACCGCCAGTTGCCTTTTTTAGAACGCTATTTCTCACGATTTTCTTTAGCTGTTCGTGAAGGTGTAAAATACATTGTTTGCGATATATATGCGCCTTATTTTTCTTTAATTAAGAAACTATTTCCCAAGGCTCAGATTGTTCTTGATCGCTTTCATATTGTGCAACACATCGGGCGAACGTTCTTACAACACCGTATTCAACGAATGAATACCTTTCTCCATCAAGGATCTGTAGAAGCAAAAAAATATCGTCACTTGAAGAAATACTGGAAACTACTTCAAAAGAATCAATCGAAGCTCAATTTTGAAAAACGCCAATGGCGTCCTTCCTTCCGTGCTTATTTAACAGAAACCGAACTCGTGGATCGGTTACTCGCCTATGATGAAGAATTAAAAGCGGGCTATACCTGTTATCAGGATTTTCTCTATGCCATACAAACAAGAGATTACACACGGTTTCATGCGTTATTAGAACAAGATTATTCTAGGCTTCCAGCTTATTATCAAACAACCATTACTACCTTTAAAAAAGTTCAAACGGGCATTAAAAATGCGTTGGATTTGCCTTATTCCAACGGACCGTTAGAATGCTTGAATAACCATATCAAAGTATTAAAGAGAAATGCCTACGGCTTCCGTAACTTCTATAATTTTAAATTGAGGATTACTTTATGCTTTGGTACTGTTCTTTTTCAACCAAATAGAAAAACCTAGAGGAATTTCCCTCTAGGCTTCATCATTGATTTAATTCTTTAGATTTTCTTCACCAACATTAGTTGACAAAGAGCCGATATAACTATAAAAGTTATATCTTGAACCCTTAAAAATCGAATAAACGGTGGGAGCAGCAACATATTCTGTCCCAACCTCATACTTTTACTTATTCTAATAAGAAATTTTCGATTTACTTTAAAATTTTCGGAATCTTTGATAACGCTTTTCCAATAGAATTTCGGTCTCCCATTTTGAAAGCTCAGAAAACTTACTAATAAGTGCCTTTTGGATCATTCGATTGATCTTAGGTTGCTCCAAGGATTCACCATTCATTTCTTCTGGAATCACTCGATCAATGATTGTTAATTCTTTTAATTCAGTAGCAGTAATTTTCATTAATTCTGCTGCTTCTTTCGCACGGCTACCATCTTTCCAAAGAATCGAGGCAAATCCTTCAGGGGACAATACCGCATAGATGGTATGTTCCAACATCCAAACTTCATCAGCTACAGCTAAGGCTAAGGCCCCACCACTGCCACCTTCACCAATGATGATCGCAATGATCGGCACACTTAAATCAGCCATTTCTATCAAATTTTTAGCGATTGCTTCCCCTTCGCCGCGTTCTTCTGCCTCAATACCACAATATGCTCCTGCGGTATTGATAAACGTAACGACTGGACGTCCAAATTTTTCTGCTTGCTTCATTAAACGCAAGGCTTTACGATATCCTTCTGGATGTGGTGCACCAAAATTTCGTTCAATATTTTCAGGTAAGTTGCGCCCTTTTTGGATCCCAACGACCGTCACTGGTTTATCCTCTAACGTTGCGATACCACCGACAACAGCTAAATCATCGCCAAAGTAGCGATCTCCATGAAACTCCATAAAATTATCAAAAATTGCTGCAATATACTCTAAAGTAGTATAACGATCCTGTGCCCGAGCTAAGGTGACAATATCATTGGCAGTTTTTTCCATCGTTATTTCCACCCTTTCATCGTATGAATCTTGATTAATTTACTAAGTTCTTCTTGTAGCTGATTTCTAGGAACGATTTTGTCAACAAAACCGTGATCTAATAAAAACTCGGCTTTTTGGAAATCATCTGGTAACTCTTGACGGATTGTTTGTTCGATCACTCGACGTCCAGCAAATCCGATCAAACTTTGAGGCTCGGCTATTATAACGTCACCATCCATCGCAAAACTAGCAGTAACACCGCCAGTTGTTGGATCCGTCAATACAGTAATGTAAAGTAATCCTGCATTACTATGACGTTTAAGTGCACCAGAGATTTTTGCCATCTGCATCAGAGAGAAAATCCCTTCTTGCATCCGTGCTCCTCCTGAAGCAGTAAAGATGATCACTGACAAGCGTTGTTCTGTTGCACGTTCAAATAAACGTGTGATTTTCTCTCCGACAACGGTTCCCATGCTTCCCATAATAAAATTAGCATCCATTACTCCTATACCGATTTCTTGACCATCAATTTTAGCTTTCCCTGTCAAAACTGCTTCATGTAGTTCTGTTTTTTCCTGCATCATAGCAATTTTATCCAAATAACCAGGAAAGTCTAACGGATCCTTTGTTACTAACTCTGTATCCCACTCTTCAAAACTTTTCTCATCTACCGTCAATGCTAGTCGTTCCCAAGCACCGATTCTAAAGCTATAACCGCAATAAGGGCAGACTTTTTCTGCCCCCATATCTTTTGTATATAGCGTACGTTTGCAACAAGGGCATTTCGCCCACATGTTATCAGGAACTGCAGGTTTTTTTACAGAAGACTGGTCCCCTGCGCGATTCGGATTGATTCGAATGTAGTTTTTCTTTTTAAATAAAGCCATACACCTGCTCCTTTTTAATTATCGCTTTCTGGTTCCCAATTTGGTAAAAATGTTTCTTGTAAAAAACTCGTATCATAATCGCCAGCTAAGACATTTTTATGCGTAATCAAATCTAGCTGAAATTCTGAATTTGTGATGATCCCATCCGTTACGATCTCGTGAAGGGCCCGCTGCATTTTCATCAAAGCATCCATGCGGTCATCTCCATGAACGATCACTTTAGCAATCATAGAATCATAAAAAGGTGGAATCGTATAACCAGAATACATTGCACTATCCACTCTTAATCCCATTCCACCACTCGGAAGCAACAAATTGTTGATTTTACCAGGAGACGGAGCAAAATTAAAGGCAGGATTTTCAGCATTGATCCGGCATTCGATTGCATGTCCTGTGATTTTAATATCTTCTTGTGCATATGGCAATTCTTCACCTGAAGCAACTTTCAACTGTGCTTTAACAAGATCGATTCCCGTAACCATTTCTGTAACAGGATGTTCAACTTGAATCCGTGTATTCATTTCCATAAAATAAAATTCACCCGATTTATCCATCAAAAATTCGATTGTTCCAGCGTTTTCATAATGAACAGCTTCAGCTGCACGTACGGCCGTTTCACCTATTAACTGACGTTTCTCAGGAGAAATCGCGATTGATGGCGATTCTTCAAGAACTTTTTGATTATTTCTTTGTAAAGAACAATCACGTTCACCTAAATGGATCACATGCCCATACTGATCACCTAAAATTTGAACTTCGATATGACGAGCTGGATAAATAATTTTTTCTAGATACATATCATCATTACCAAAAGCCGCTTTTGCTTCTTGCTGCGCTGAGGTAAAATGCTGTGGTAATTCTTCTTTGCTCATCACTTTACGAATCCCTTTACCACCACCACCAGCTGCTGCTTTGAGCATAACTGGATAACCGATATCATCAGCAATTTTTAAAGCTTCTTCAACGGAGACAATTACGCCAATGCTTCCAGGAATAACTGGTACGTTAGCATTTTGCATCAGTTCACGTGCGTTGATTTTGTTTCCCATTGCATCAATCGTTGCTGCTTTTGGACCGATAAAGGTAATATTGCATTCTTCACACATTGCTGCAAATTGACTATTTTCCGATAAGAAACCAAAACCTGGATGAATTGCTTCAGCATTGGTTACAATCGCTGCACTTAGTACACTCTGTACATTTAAATATGAATCAGCAGCTTTCGCTGGTCCAATGCAAATAGCCTCATCTGCAAGCTGTGTGTGTAACGCTTCTTTATCTGCTTCGGAATATACCGCAACGGTCTGCACTCCTAATTCACGACATGCACGAATGATCCGAACTGCGATTTCTCCCCTATTTGCAATTAAAACTTTTGAAAACATAGCTCACCTATCCAATCATAAAGGTCAATTCTGCTTCCGCTACTTTTTTCCCATTCACAGTCGCAGTTCCTTTGCCGATGCCGGCTATTGATTTTACTTTCATAATTTCTACTTCTAACATCAACGTATCACCTGGAACAACTTTTTGTCTAAATTTGGCTTTGTCGATACCGCCAAAATAGGCTGTCTTACCTTTAAAATCAGGCATAGACAATAATGCTACGGCACCTGCTTGAGCAAGCGCTTCAAGAATTAAAACACCTGGCATAACAGGTTCTCCTGGAAAATGACCTTGAAAAAAAGGCTCATTTATCGTGACATTCTTCTTGGCGATAACTTTTTCACCCACAACGATTTCTTCGACTGTATCCAATAGTAAAAATGGATAACGATGAGGGATAATTTCTTTTATCTCTTGAATATTCATCATTACACTCCCTTAGATACACGGAAAAGTGGTTGATTAAATTCAACAACATCTTCATTTTGTATCAAGACTTCAGTAATCACTCCATCGACCGTCGCGGTAATTTCATTCATCAGCTTCATCGCTTCAACAATACAAACCACATCACCTTTTTTCACAGAATCGCCAACTTGTTTGAAGTTTTCTTTATCAGGCGCCGGTTTTAAATAGACCACACCTACGATTGGTGAGATGATCTCTTCTGTATTTTCTGGTATTGTTTCGGTTTTTACAGCTTCTTTTACTTCTATTATTTGACTCGTAACTTCTGTTGTTTCTTGGTTCGTTGTATTATTGTCAGTTACTTGTTTTACTTCACCTGACGATGTTTTTTGTGTCACTTTGTTTTTATTCATATAAAGACCAAACGAACCTTCTCTAAGATCAAATTCAGTTAATGTCGATTCGTCAAACTGTGTTAATAAGTCTTTCACTTCATTGATATTCATCTTAATCCTCCCAACGTTTTAAGCAGAGTACTGCATTATGACCACCAAAGCCAAAAGAATTTGTTAATGCATAATCAAATTCATGTTTTTGACTCTCATTTGTGACAATATTTATTTCGATGGCTTCATCAAGTTGCTCAATATTGATCGTTGGTGGAATAAATTGATGCTGTAGCGCATTCAATGTTGCAATTGCTTCAATACCGCCTGTTGCACCCAATGCGTGTCCAGTCATGCTCTTCGTGCTGCTGACACGAACATTTTTAGCGGCTTCACCCAATGCGGTTTGAATAGCTTTTGTTTCTGCAACATCATTTGAAGGCGTGCTTGTTCCATGAGCATTGATATACCCTACTTTATCAGAATCAATTGCAGCCTCTTCCATTGCTAGTTTCATCGCCTTGGCCGCACCGCTTCCATCTGGTCTTGGTGACGTCATATGGTAAGCATCACAGTTTGAACCATATCCAACGATTTCCCCTAAAATCTTAGCTCCTCTTCTTTGAGCATGCTCTAAAGATTCCAAAACTAAAATCCCAGCTCCTTCACCCATCACAAATCCACTGCGGTCTTTGTCAAAAGGAATCGATCCTCTATTTGGATCTTCCTCAGAAGTAACTGCTGTTAAAGAAGCAAAGCCTGCAATCCCGATTTCAGTGATAGATGCTTCCGTTCCTCCTGCTAATAATACATCTGAATAACCATGTTTGATATTTCTAAATGCTTCACCGATCGAATTATTCGCTGTAGCACAAGCTGTAACTGTTGCCGTACAAGTTCCTCTTGCTCCAACACGCAAAGCAATATTACCAGCAGCCATATTTCCAATTGCCATTGGTATAAATAAAGGCGCCACTCTTTTAGGACCTTTTTCACGCATTCGAGTCACTTGATCTTGAATCGTTTGAAGTCCACCAATACCAGAACCTACTATGACACCAAAACGGTCGACATCGATTTGTTCCGTATCTAATTTACTCATTTCCATCGCTTCTAATGCCGCATAAATACCAAATAGGGAAAACATATCCATTCGTTTCGCATCTTTTTTGGCAAAATACTTATCGAAAGGAAAATCTTTTACTTCTGCTGCTAATGCAATACCTGTTTCACTCGCATCAAATTTAGTAATCGGACCAATTCCGTTTTTTCCAGTTTGTAAACTTTCTAAAAAGGTTTCTGCATCATTCCCGATTGGGGATGCCACACCATAACCTGTAATCACTACGCGATTCATTCAACCGCTCCTTTCAAGCTTGTTCATTAGCCGTGCATGACTAAACCGCCATCTACATTTAAGACCTGACCTGTCACGTATGGACTTTTCGCCAAAAAGATAGCTGCATTTGCAATATCTTCTACTTGACCAAATTTTTGTAATGGAATTTGCTGATTCATTTGTTCTTTGACTTTATCAGATAAAACATCTGTCATTTCAGTTTCGATAAAACCTGGTGCAATGGCATTACATGTGATTCCTCGTGCTGCAACTTCTCGTGCTACAGATTTTGTAAACCCAATGACTCCGGCTTTACTTGCCGCATAGTTGGCTTGACCTATATTACCAATCAACCCAGAAACACTAGACATGTTGATAATTCTTCCACTGCGTTGTTTCATCATTCGTTTGATTGCTTGTTGTGTCATATTGAAAGTCCCGGTTAAATTGATTTGAATACAACGGGTAAAATCTTCCTCTGACATTCTTAATAATAATTTATCATTCGTGATTCCTGCGTTGTTGATTAGAATATCAATTGAACCTAAACCATCAATTGCAGCTTGGATCATTTCCCCTGCTGATTCAAAACTAGCGATGTCTCCAGAGATCCCAACACATTTGACGTCATAAGATTCTACTTCTGCAATTAGGTCAGTGCTAATTTCTCCACGCCCATTAAGTACAATATTTGCTCCTTCTTTAGCAAAAGCTAACGCAACAGCTTTACCAATTCCTCGTGTGCTTCCTGTAACAAACACATTTTTCCCCTTAAGTTCCATTCGTTACCTCCCGTTTAAAAGAGCTTCAGTTTCAGATAGTGTTTTTCCATCCTCAACACGAGCTGTTTTCAATTCTTTATCGATCTTCTTGATAAAACCAGTCAATGTTTTTCCTGGTCCAACCTCTATAATTACATCAACATTCATTTTTTTTATTGTTTCGATACTATCAGCAAAACGGACAGCAGACATTACTTGTTTTTCTAATAATTCTTTTATTTCTGCTTGCTCCATTACTTGTGCTGTAGTATTACTAATCACAGGAATCGTCATTTCTGCAAAATTTATTTTTTCAAGTTCTATTGCTAATTTTTCGGAAGCAGGCTTCAATAATTCTGTATGAAATGGACCACTTACCTTTAAAGGAATCATCCGCTTCACACCTGCTGCAGTTAATAATTCTACC is a genomic window of Enterococcus haemoperoxidus ATCC BAA-382 containing:
- a CDS encoding ISL3 family transposase, with amino-acid sequence MSYTNLIKNTLDILDLNITFNENSLKKERIKGRICHVFSGTLDYFAHSCHHCGAKENGSIILWSFTTCLILLNDVSEYQTYLRLKKRRFFCHSCDRTFVAETSLIEKCCSISKKVKLSIAERLRNTSSMSEIARQKKVSVSSVYRVLKQFYEPKKINRLILPEVLCFDEFKSVKQVAASMSFIMMDGQTKQLLDVVENRQLPFLERYFSRFSLAVREGVKYIVCDIYAPYFSLIKKLFPKAQIVLDRFHIVQHIGRTFLQHRIQRMNTFLHQGSVEAKKYRHLKKYWKLLQKNQSKLNFEKRQWRPSFRAYLTETELVDRLLAYDEELKAGYTCYQDFLYAIQTRDYTRFHALLEQDYSRLPAYYQTTITTFKKVQTGIKNALDLPYSNGPLECLNNHIKVLKRNAYGFRNFYNFKLRITLCFGTVLFQPNRKT
- a CDS encoding acetyl-CoA carboxylase carboxyl transferase subunit alpha, encoding MEKTANDIVTLARAQDRYTTLEYIAAIFDNFMEFHGDRYFGDDLAVVGGIATLEDKPVTVVGIQKGRNLPENIERNFGAPHPEGYRKALRLMKQAEKFGRPVVTFINTAGAYCGIEAEERGEGEAIAKNLIEMADLSVPIIAIIIGEGGSGGALALAVADEVWMLEHTIYAVLSPEGFASILWKDGSRAKEAAELMKITATELKELTIIDRVIPEEMNGESLEQPKINRMIQKALISKFSELSKWETEILLEKRYQRFRKF
- the accD gene encoding acetyl-CoA carboxylase, carboxyltransferase subunit beta, with protein sequence MALFKKKNYIRINPNRAGDQSSVKKPAVPDNMWAKCPCCKRTLYTKDMGAEKVCPYCGYSFRIGAWERLALTVDEKSFEEWDTELVTKDPLDFPGYLDKIAMMQEKTELHEAVLTGKAKIDGQEIGIGVMDANFIMGSMGTVVGEKITRLFERATEQRLSVIIFTASGGARMQEGIFSLMQMAKISGALKRHSNAGLLYITVLTDPTTGGVTASFAMDGDVIIAEPQSLIGFAGRRVIEQTIRQELPDDFQKAEFLLDHGFVDKIVPRNQLQEELSKLIKIHTMKGWK
- a CDS encoding acetyl-CoA carboxylase biotin carboxylase subunit; its protein translation is MFSKVLIANRGEIAVRIIRACRELGVQTVAVYSEADKEALHTQLADEAICIGPAKAADSYLNVQSVLSAAIVTNAEAIHPGFGFLSENSQFAAMCEECNITFIGPKAATIDAMGNKINARELMQNANVPVIPGSIGVIVSVEEALKIADDIGYPVMLKAAAGGGGKGIRKVMSKEELPQHFTSAQQEAKAAFGNDDMYLEKIIYPARHIEVQILGDQYGHVIHLGERDCSLQRNNQKVLEESPSIAISPEKRQLIGETAVRAAEAVHYENAGTIEFLMDKSGEFYFMEMNTRIQVEHPVTEMVTGIDLVKAQLKVASGEELPYAQEDIKITGHAIECRINAENPAFNFAPSPGKINNLLLPSGGMGLRVDSAMYSGYTIPPFYDSMIAKVIVHGDDRMDALMKMQRALHEIVTDGIITNSEFQLDLITHKNVLAGDYDTSFLQETFLPNWEPESDN
- the fabZ gene encoding 3-hydroxyacyl-ACP dehydratase FabZ is translated as MNIQEIKEIIPHRYPFLLLDTVEEIVVGEKVIAKKNVTINEPFFQGHFPGEPVMPGVLILEALAQAGAVALLSMPDFKGKTAYFGGIDKAKFRQKVVPGDTLMLEVEIMKVKSIAGIGKGTATVNGKKVAEAELTFMIG
- the accB gene encoding acetyl-CoA carboxylase biotin carboxyl carrier protein, yielding MNINEVKDLLTQFDESTLTEFDLREGSFGLYMNKNKVTQKTSSGEVKQVTDNNTTNQETTEVTSQIIEVKEAVKTETIPENTEEIISPIVGVVYLKPAPDKENFKQVGDSVKKGDVVCIVEAMKLMNEITATVDGVITEVLIQNEDVVEFNQPLFRVSKGV
- the fabF gene encoding beta-ketoacyl-ACP synthase II, whose product is MNRVVITGYGVASPIGNDAETFLESLQTGKNGIGPITKFDASETGIALAAEVKDFPFDKYFAKKDAKRMDMFSLFGIYAALEAMEMSKLDTEQIDVDRFGVIVGSGIGGLQTIQDQVTRMREKGPKRVAPLFIPMAIGNMAAGNIALRVGARGTCTATVTACATANNSIGEAFRNIKHGYSDVLLAGGTEASITEIGIAGFASLTAVTSEEDPNRGSIPFDKDRSGFVMGEGAGILVLESLEHAQRRGAKILGEIVGYGSNCDAYHMTSPRPDGSGAAKAMKLAMEEAAIDSDKVGYINAHGTSTPSNDVAETKAIQTALGEAAKNVRVSSTKSMTGHALGATGGIEAIATLNALQHQFIPPTINIEQLDEAIEINIVTNESQKHEFDYALTNSFGFGGHNAVLCLKRWED
- the fabG gene encoding 3-oxoacyl-[acyl-carrier-protein] reductase, whose protein sequence is MELKGKNVFVTGSTRGIGKAVALAFAKEGANIVLNGRGEISTDLIAEVESYDVKCVGISGDIASFESAGEMIQAAIDGLGSIDILINNAGITNDKLLLRMSEEDFTRCIQINLTGTFNMTQQAIKRMMKQRSGRIINMSSVSGLIGNIGQANYAASKAGVIGFTKSVAREVAARGITCNAIAPGFIETEMTDVLSDKVKEQMNQQIPLQKFGQVEDIANAAIFLAKSPYVTGQVLNVDGGLVMHG